TCCCAGCTCGCGATACCCGACTGGCCGCGCGTGCCGATCTCGGCCGTCCACGCGCGTTGCGGATCGAGCGGAACGAAGGCCGACACTTGCGCGAGTTCGATGAACCCGGGAAATTCGACCGAGCGGCTGTAGTTGGCGTAGAATTGCATCGCCGGCGCCGGTTCGAACAGCACCCCCGCCTTGGGGGAGAAAGCATCGAAATCGGCGCGGCCGCCGCGATCGACCGGGCCATTGTTGAACACCTCATGCTGGCGGCGCATCCCGTCGGCATAGATACCGCCCGCGATCAGCGTCAGCGTCTCGACCGGCCGCAGCCGCACTTCGCCGTACAGCGTCGCGGTGCGCGCATCCTGCGTGGCGTCGAAGGTCTTCGCGCCGCGTTTGCCCGCCAGATTGAGGAAGCGCCGTGAAGCGACGTCGCCGACGCGCAATTCGCCGCCGAGCGTCGCCTCGACCGGACCGCCCGCATAATCGAAGCGGAAGAAGGCGCCGCGATCGACGCTCTTCTGGTCGATGAGCTGATAGATGGGATGATGCAGCGCCTTCGCATTGACGAAAGCGCCGACGTCGAGTTTCACCGCACCGAAATCGAAGCTGGTGCGGTTCTGGAGACGCAGCGAATCGATATCGCGCGCCTGATCGCCCGCGACCGCCGCCGCGTTGGCCCGGCGCGGCGCGCTCAGCGCGTCGTCCCAGGTCAGCGCGCCGGGCAGGTCCTGCCGGATGCGGTTGAAGCTCGCGTAGAAGCGGGTCGCAACCATGTCGCTGAATTTCAGCCCGACATTGCCGTGGAAGCGGACGCTCCGGCGCTTTGCATGGTCGCGGTCGCCGTCCGAGGTGTCGGCGCTGATCGCCCCCCATGCCTCGACCTGCGGCCCCGCCACGCCCGCGGCGACGAGCCCGCGCCAGCTATCGAAACTGCCCACGTCGGCGCGCAGGTATACTCCCTCGGCGCTGCGGCCGGTCGGGGTCACCCCATTGATGGCGCCGCCCAAGGTGCCCGACCCGAAGCGCAATGCGTTGGCGCCGCGATAGACTTCGAGATGGTCGAAGAAGATCGGTTCGAGTTCCTGAAAATCGCCATTGTCGTCGGCGAGGTTGATCGGAATCCCGTCCTGCAGCAGCGTCAGCCCGCGCATATGATAGCCGCGCGACAGCCCCGACCCGCGGATCGAGATCCGCACCTCCTGCCCGAAACGCGGCTGGAGATAGACACCGGGCGAAAAGGCGAGCGCGTCGCGCAGCGATACGACCGCCTTGTCGGCATAATCTTCGTGCGCGACGATATCGGTGCCGCCGGGCGTGCGCGCGGCGCGCCCTTCGGCGGCGTCGGTCGCGGTCGGCGCGGTGACGATGATGGTGGCGTCGGCCTCCTCGGCACGGACGGGCGCGGCGGCAAGACAGGTGGCGAGCGCGAGCAAGGGCGCCGCGCAATATGCAGAATATTTCATCGGAAAATCTTCCCCGGATACAGGCATGGAACCGCACCGCGCTTCGCGCGCGGGCGGCATTTCAGGCTGGATCAGGCGAAGGCGGGTGGTCCGGTACTCGGCGGCAGCGGCGAGGCGATGCCAGGGGCAAAGCCGAGCGAAGCCAGCGCGACGGGCGCCGGTTCGGCAAGTATCGGTGCCGCGGGCAGCACCGGCAGATCGGGAACGATCGGTGCGGCGGCGAGCGCGCCCCATGGGCAATGCTGCTGCCCCTCGCCCGCCTGATGGTCACCCAGTTTTTCGATCGGGATCGTCACGGTTGCGCCGGGATTGGCGGGATCCGAACAGACGCGGACGGTGATCGACCCGCCGGCATCGCTTTCGATCATCCAGCCCGGTGCGACGAGCACCCGCGCGGCGAGCGCGAGCAGCAGCGGCAGCAGCAAGAGGATGCCGGGACGGCGAAAGGCGGCGAGCAGACTCACGCGGCGGCTCCTATGCGCGCCGCCCGGGCGTGGCAAGTC
The Sphingopyxis macrogoltabida genome window above contains:
- a CDS encoding TonB-dependent receptor family protein, whose amino-acid sequence is MKYSAYCAAPLLALATCLAAAPVRAEEADATIIVTAPTATDAAEGRAARTPGGTDIVAHEDYADKAVVSLRDALAFSPGVYLQPRFGQEVRISIRGSGLSRGYHMRGLTLLQDGIPINLADDNGDFQELEPIFFDHLEVYRGANALRFGSGTLGGAINGVTPTGRSAEGVYLRADVGSFDSWRGLVAAGVAGPQVEAWGAISADTSDGDRDHAKRRSVRFHGNVGLKFSDMVATRFYASFNRIRQDLPGALTWDDALSAPRRANAAAVAGDQARDIDSLRLQNRTSFDFGAVKLDVGAFVNAKALHHPIYQLIDQKSVDRGAFFRFDYAGGPVEATLGGELRVGDVASRRFLNLAGKRGAKTFDATQDARTATLYGEVRLRPVETLTLIAGGIYADGMRRQHEVFNNGPVDRGGRADFDAFSPKAGVLFEPAPAMQFYANYSRSVEFPGFIELAQVSAFVPLDPQRAWTAEIGTRGQSGIASWDLSFYRADIGGELLQYTVGADIPASTFNAGKTRHEGIEAALELAPTGWLRLRQVYAYSNFRFRDDAQYGDNRLPVVPRHVYRAELRLGSDNLHIAPNFEWVPQGPFADYGNAVRTPGYALIGITGGARLAERIDAFVDVRNVTGKKAIGDISAAIAVTDTSAIYYPVERRAVSAGLRARF